A DNA window from Brassica napus cultivar Da-Ae chromosome C1, Da-Ae, whole genome shotgun sequence contains the following coding sequences:
- the LOC106388809 gene encoding diacylglycerol kinase 7, which produces MEETPRSVGEASTTNFVVARPSAKTDDAVTMRGCGFGNFGVDREELRRRIVMPEYLRLAMQDCIKRKDSTAVPDHLVLPGAAAATEELAHHAPMVVFINPKSGGRHGPVLKERLQQLMSEEQVFDLTEVKPHEFVRYGLACLETIAAKGDECARECRERMRIMVAGGDGTVGWVLGCVGELHKEGKSHIPPVGVIPLGTGNDLSRSFNWGGAFPFAWRSAMKRTLHRATLGPVAKLDSWSIVVSMPSGEVVDPPYSLKPSEETALDQALDADKDVPPKAKSYEGVFYNYFSIGMDAQVAYGFHHLRNEKPYLAQGPVTNKIIYSSYSCTQGWFCTPCVSNPGLRGLRNIMKIHIKKANCSEWEEILIPKSVRSIVVLNLDNYGSGRHPWGSLKPNYLEKRGFVEAHCDDGLIEIFGLKQGWHASFVMAQIITAKHIAQAAAIRFELRGGDWKDAFLQMDGEPWKQPMKTDYSTFVEIKKVPFQSLMINGE; this is translated from the exons ATGGAGGAGACACCGAGGTCCGTCGGCGAGGCGTCGACGACTAACTTCGTGGTTGCACGACCGTCTGCGAAGACTGATGACGCGGTGACGATGAGAGGCTGCGGTTTCGGTAACTTCGGTGTAGACAGAGAGGAGCTTCGTCGGAGGATAGTGATGCCTGAGTATCTCCGCCTCGCCATGCAAGATTGCATCAAGAGGAAAGACTCCACCGCGGTTCCGGACCATTTGGTACTTCCCGGCGCCGCCGCCGCCACGGAGGAGTTAGCTCATCATGCACCGATGGTTGTGTTTATTAATCCTAAAAGCGGAGGTCGTCATGGACCTGTTCTTAAAGAGAGGCTTCAACAGTTGATGAGCGAAGAACAG GTATTTGATCTCACAGAAGTGAAACCACATGAATTTGTAAGGTACGGCTTGGCCTGTTTGGAGACGATTGCAGCGAAAGGAGATGAATGCGCAAGAGAATGCAGAGAAAGGATGCGCATCATG GTGGCAGGTGGTGATGGTACAGTTGGTTGGGTACTTGGTTGTGTCGGTGAGCTTCACAAAGAAGGAAAATCACATATTCCTCCCGTTGGTGTCATTCCTCTCGGTACAGGAAACGACCTCTCTAGGAGTTTTAATTGG GGTGGTGCATTTCCTTTTGCTTGGAGATCTGCTATGAAGAGAACACTACATCGAGCAACTCTAGGCCCCGTTGCTAAATTAGATAGCTGGAGTATTGTAGTGTCGATGCCATCTGGAGAAGTCGTGGATCCTCCTTATTCTTTGAAACCTTCAGAGGAAACTGCACTTGACCAGGCTTTGGATGCTGATAAGGATGTACCTCCTAAAGCAAAGTCCTACGAAGGAGTGTTCTACAACTACTTCAGCATAG GTATGGATGCTCAAGTTGCATATGGATTCCACCATCTTCGCAATGAGAAACCGTATCTTGCTCAAGGTCCCGTTACAAATAag ATTATTTACTCAAGTTACAGTTGCACTCAAGGTTGGTTTTGCACACCTTGTGTCAGCAATCCGGGGTTAAG GGGACTAAGAAACATAATGAAAATCCATATTAAAAAGGCAAATTGCTCCGAGTGGGAAGAGATCCTGATTCCTAAAAG CGTGAGATCCATTGTGGTATTGAATCTTGATAACTATGGAAGTGGAAGACATCCATGGGGTAGTCTGAAACCAAACTATCTAGAGAAG AGAGGATTTGTGGAGGCGCATTGTGATGACGGGCTGATCGAGATTTTTGGTTTGAAGCAAGGTTGGCATGCGTCTTTTGTAATGGCTCAAATCATCACGGCTAAGCACATTGCTCAG GCGGCTGCGATTAGGTTTGAACTAAGAGGAGGTGACTGGAAAGATGCGTTTTTGCAAATGGATGGTGAGCCATGGAAGCAACCGATGAAAACTGATTATTCTACTTTTGTGGAGATCAAAAAGGTTCCTTTTCAGTCGCTAATGATCAATGGTGAATGA
- the LOC125580891 gene encoding uncharacterized protein LOC125580891 produces the protein MGIPLHAIVSSLLVDGTWSLPPARSEAQVELYSSLTTIQLAPTQDYYEWEINGQVYTTYKTGQLYDYLCEPRPDVFWHKAVWISRAIPRHNFHAWLVVLNRIPTRDRLINWGIQVDDRCLLCNSNQESRDHLFFTCNYSYDLWQIIARRLQLLPQRDWQATLDQMISLSTQTPQQILTLLAWQATLYWLWTERNARQHTNTFRTVDQIFKLLDRQLRSKINSFRDSNPNRSSTMLQSWFRFG, from the coding sequence ATGGGGATACCTCTACATGCTATTGTCTCCTCACTGCTCGTAGATGGCACTTGGAGTCTCCCACCAGCTCGTTCGGAGGCGCAGGTCGAGCTGTATTCCTCCCTAACAACGATTCAGCTAGCGCCAACTCAGGACTATTACGAATGGGAGATCAATGGCCAAGTTTACACAACTTACAAGACAGGTCAGTTATATGATTACCTTTGTGAACCGAGACCAGATGTCTTTTGGCATAAGGCAGTTTGGATCTCTCGAGCCATTCCACGCCATAACTTTCATGCTTGGCTGGTAGTACTGAACCGAATACCAACTCGGGATAGGCTGATAAATTGGGGAATTCAGGTCGATGATCGATGTCTCCTCTGCAATTCGAATCAAGAGTCTCGAGATCATCTGTTCTTCACATGTAACTACAGCTATGACTTGTGGCAAATCATAGCTAGAAGACTCCAACTACTTCCTCAAAGGGATTGGCAAGCTACTCTGGACCAAATGATCTCGCTCTCAACTCAGACTCCTCAGCAAATCCTAACTCTCCTAGCGTGGCAGGCGACCTTGTATTGGCTTTGGACTGAACGCAACGCTCGCCAACATACAAATACTTTCAGGACCGTGGATCAGATCTTCAAACTATTGGATAGACAACTCAGGAGCAAGATCAATAGCTTTAGAGACTCTAACCCGAATCGCTCCTCCACCATGCTGCAGAGCTGGTTTCGATTTGGTTGA